The genomic DNA GCGACGTGGCGCAGTGCTGGGCCGACCCGGCGCTGGCCGAGCGGCTGCTGGGCTGGCGCGCCCGCCACGGGGTGGAGCGCATGTGCGCGGACGTCTGGCGCTGGCAAAACGGCGTGGCGCGCACGCTGGCGAGCACTTTGGCGTGAGGGCGGCGCGGCGGCGGCATGGCGCTTGCGTGGTATCTTGTCGCCCCCAACCAGCCTTGCTGACAGAGCTTTCTTTCCATGCTTGCAAAACGCATCATCCCCTGCCTTGACGTGACCGGCGGTCGTGTCGTCAAGGGCGTCAATTTTGTCGAACTGCGCGATGCGGGCGACCCGGTCGAGATCGCCGCGCGCTACAACGCGCAGGGCGCCGACGAACTCACCTTTCTGGACATCACCGCCACCAGCGACGGGCGCGACCTGATCCTGCACATCATCGAGGCCGTGGCCAGCCAGGTGTTCATTCCGCTCACCGTGGGCGGCGGGGTGCGCACCGTCGAGGATGTGCGCCGCCTGCTCAACGCGGGGGCCGACAAGACCAGCTTCAACTCGGCGGCCATCGCCAACCCCGACGTGATCAGTGCGGCCTCGGCACGCTACGGCGCGCAGTGCATCGTGGTGGCCATCGATGCCAAGCGTCGCTCCGAAGACGATGCACGGCGCACGGGCCCCGATGGCCGGGCCGTGGGCCCCGGCTGGGATGTCTACAGCCATGGCGGGCGCAAGAACACCGGCCTGGATGCCGTGGCCTGGGCGAGCGAGATGGCGCGGCGCGGCGCGGGCGAGATCCTGCTGACCAGCATGGACCGCGACGGCACCAAGGCGGGCTTTGACCTGGCCCTCACGCGCGCCGTGAGCGACGCCGTGGCTGTGCCTGTGATCGCCTCGGGCGGCGTGGGCAACCTCGACCACCTGGCCGACGGGATCCAGATCGGCGGCGCCGACGCGGTGCTGGCGGCCAGCATCTTCCATTACGGCGAATTCACGGTTGGGCAGGCCAAGCAGCACATGGCTGAGCGCGGGATTCCGGTGCGGCTGTAACCTTCTTTTGCTCATTATTTGATAGCTTCTAGCGCTTTATACATAAGCGCTAGAGCCTCAAAAGGCTTCAAATACCCACGTTGGCGCCCGGCATGGGCACCCAAATCACCGAGAATCCCCCCATGAACTGGCTCAATGAAGTGAAATGGGACGCGCAGGGCCTGGTGCCCGTGATTGCGCAAGAGCAGGGCACGGGCGACGTGCTGATGTTTGCGTGGATGAACCGCGAGGCCCTGGCCAAGACGGCCGAACTGGGCCGCGCCGTGTACTTCAGCCGCTCGCGCAAGAAGCTGTGGTTCAAGGGCGAGGAATCGGGCCATGTGCAAACGGTGCACGAGATCCGCCTCGATTGCGACAACGACGTGGTGCTGCTCAAGGTCACACAGCTCGGCCACGCGCCCGGCATTGCCTGCCACACGGGCCGCCACAGCTGTTTTTTCAGTGTGCTCAAGGACGGCGCCTGGCAGGCGGTCGAGCCGGTCTTGAAAGACCCCGAATCCATCTACAAGTAACGGCAATGGACGACAAGACCATGAGTTCCAACGATTCCCTGGCGCGCCTGGCCGCCGTCATCGAAAGCCGCAAGCCCGCCCAGGGCGGCGACCCCGACAAGAGCTATGTCGCGCGCCTGCTGCACAAGGGGCCCGACGCGTTTTTGAAGAAGATCGGTGAAGAGGCCACCGAGGTGGTCATGGCCGCCAAAGATGTGGACCATGGCGCCGACAAGGCCAAAATCGTCTATGAAGTGGCCGACCTGTGGTTTCACACCATGATCGCGCTGGCCCACTACGGCCTCACGCCGGCCGATGTGCTGACCGAACTGGAGCGCCGCGAGGGCACCAGCGGCATCGAGGAAAAAGCCTTGCGCAAGGCCGTTGCGCGTGCTGCCGAGGAAGAATCGCCATGAACGACATCATCGATGTGCAGACCAACGACGAAAAGGCCGAGGGCCTGAAAGCCTGGGGCTGGGTCAGCTATGTGCTGCACCTGATCGTGGCCGTGGGCGCGGTCATTCCGGGCGCGCAGCCCGGTGCTGCGCTGCTCATCATCGCGCTCATCATCGACCTGGTGAAGCAGGGCGACAGCGCGGGCACCTGGCAGGCCAGCCACTTTGCGTGGCGCATCCGCACCGTGCTGTGGGCTGGGGTGCTGTATATCGTTACCGCGCCGCTGTGGCTGCTGTTCTTCTTCCCCGGCTGGGTGGCCTGGGGGCTGATCTCGATCTGGTTCCTGTACCGCATCGTGCGCGGCATGGTGGCCATGAACAAGAGCCAGGCCATCGATGCCTGAGGGCGACACGCTGGCCCCCATCAACCTGGCGCTGCAGGGCGGCGGATCGCATGGCGCGCTGACCTGGGGCGTGCTGGATGCGCTGCTGGAAGACGGGCGCCTGATGATCGATGGCATCAGCGGCACCAGCGCCGGGGCCATGAACGCCGTGGCGCTGGCGCATGGTTTTGCGCAGGCGGCGCAGCAGCACAAAGACCCGAAAGAGGCGCACGCCGCCGGCTGCGAACTGGCCCGTGCCGCGCTGGCGCGGCTGTGGGAAGGTGTGGGAACGCTGGGCAGCCTGATGTGGGGCACGCCGCTGGCGGCGGCCCATCCGATGCTGGGCATGATGAGTCGGTGGTTTTCGCCCTACCAGACCAATCCGCTGGACATCAACCCGCTGCGCCGGCTGCTGGAGCGCGAGGTGGATTTTGACCTGCTGTGCGCTGCCAAAGGCGCCCGGGGGCCCAAGGTTTTTGTGTGCGCCACCAATGTGCGCACCGGGCGCGGCGAAATCTTTTCGGGCGCACGCCTCAGCGCCGATGCAGTGATGGCGTCGGCCTGCCTGCCGATGCTGTTCAAGGCTGTGGAAATCGATGGGGAGCGGTATTGGGATGGCGGTTATTCCGGCAACCCCGCGCTGCACCCGCTGATCTACCAGACCGACACTTCCGACATCCTGCTGGTGCAGATCAACCCCACCGAGCACCTTGCGCTGCCCGACACGGCCCCCGAAATCATCGAGCGCATGAACGAGGTCACCTTCAATGCCAGCCTGCTGGCCGAATTGCGCGCCATCGAATTCGTGCGGCGTCTGCTGGCCGAGGGCAAGCTGGACGCGCGCCGCTACAAGAATGTGCGCATGCACCGCATCGATGGCGGGGCGGTTCTGGCCCCCTTTGGCGCCGACAGCAAGGGGCGCGCCGACATGGTATTTGTGCGCAAACTGTTCGATCTGGGGCGCGCAGCGGGCCTGGACTGGCTCAAAGCGCACCACCAGGACGTGGGCGTGCGACCCACCCTCAACATCGCCGACAATGTGTAGCTGTCAGTGCACCATTGCGCGCTGAGCAAGCCTTTTTTTACCATGCACGATC from Acidovorax sp. T1 includes the following:
- the hisF gene encoding imidazole glycerol phosphate synthase subunit HisF, which translates into the protein MLAKRIIPCLDVTGGRVVKGVNFVELRDAGDPVEIAARYNAQGADELTFLDITATSDGRDLILHIIEAVASQVFIPLTVGGGVRTVEDVRRLLNAGADKTSFNSAAIANPDVISAASARYGAQCIVVAIDAKRRSEDDARRTGPDGRAVGPGWDVYSHGGRKNTGLDAVAWASEMARRGAGEILLTSMDRDGTKAGFDLALTRAVSDAVAVPVIASGGVGNLDHLADGIQIGGADAVLAASIFHYGEFTVGQAKQHMAERGIPVRL
- the hisI gene encoding phosphoribosyl-AMP cyclohydrolase, which translates into the protein MNWLNEVKWDAQGLVPVIAQEQGTGDVLMFAWMNREALAKTAELGRAVYFSRSRKKLWFKGEESGHVQTVHEIRLDCDNDVVLLKVTQLGHAPGIACHTGRHSCFFSVLKDGAWQAVEPVLKDPESIYK
- a CDS encoding phosphoribosyl-ATP diphosphatase codes for the protein MSSNDSLARLAAVIESRKPAQGGDPDKSYVARLLHKGPDAFLKKIGEEATEVVMAAKDVDHGADKAKIVYEVADLWFHTMIALAHYGLTPADVLTELERREGTSGIEEKALRKAVARAAEEESP
- a CDS encoding DUF4870 family protein, which translates into the protein MNDIIDVQTNDEKAEGLKAWGWVSYVLHLIVAVGAVIPGAQPGAALLIIALIIDLVKQGDSAGTWQASHFAWRIRTVLWAGVLYIVTAPLWLLFFFPGWVAWGLISIWFLYRIVRGMVAMNKSQAIDA
- a CDS encoding patatin-like phospholipase family protein; the protein is MPEGDTLAPINLALQGGGSHGALTWGVLDALLEDGRLMIDGISGTSAGAMNAVALAHGFAQAAQQHKDPKEAHAAGCELARAALARLWEGVGTLGSLMWGTPLAAAHPMLGMMSRWFSPYQTNPLDINPLRRLLEREVDFDLLCAAKGARGPKVFVCATNVRTGRGEIFSGARLSADAVMASACLPMLFKAVEIDGERYWDGGYSGNPALHPLIYQTDTSDILLVQINPTEHLALPDTAPEIIERMNEVTFNASLLAELRAIEFVRRLLAEGKLDARRYKNVRMHRIDGGAVLAPFGADSKGRADMVFVRKLFDLGRAAGLDWLKAHHQDVGVRPTLNIADNV